A segment of the Labrus bergylta chromosome 11, fLabBer1.1, whole genome shotgun sequence genome:
GACTGACAAAGAGCCGAGTCCCATCTCAAACGGCACAGACTGAGCTGAATGAACTGACTGAACAGTCCCATGCAGATATAGATCTCTTTGTATGTCACCTGAGGGAAGCAAAGAATTCTCCCTTCTCCCTCTGCTTGTGCTGTCACTTTCTGGAACGATGACCCTTCAATGTTCCAATTAACAGGTGACGTGAGTGTAAAGTATCCATGAAAGGAGGTCGGTCTGCGCTCAAATACCCATCATGCTTTGAGTAGATTGCGCAGCAGAGTGGATAAATCACTTTGATTTACTTAATTAAGAGCTTATTGAGCCGGAAATTGATTTGGACTCTTGTTTGGCAGAGCTGTCAAGGACAATGGGAAAAGCGGAGTGGGTAACCTCTGCCCAAAGCATCTAGAACAGCTTCAAGTTTGTCTTTTATTGGTAAATGAATATATTTCAATTGATTAAATTCACAATTTCATTCTTGTCCACTACTGAAGACCAGTGTAAAACTCCTTGTGAGAACAAAACTCAAGCATCTTGTTAACTTCCTCTGCCATTAACCACATTATTACAGTAGCACTGAGattgtttgttctttgttctgtgttgttgctCTTGTAACATCTCcatgaaaaaaatcactgcTGCTTGCATATAAACGGGTTCTTAAATGAATAGCCATGTAGTGACTGATAGAACACATTTTGGACTTGAAACGTTTCATTTTATGTTGCAGTAATTGAGGTTACAAAGTTGCCTTTAAATTGAAtacaaagttgttgttttccatttccaagtttcctttctttttttaattacctcAATGATATATTACTCTGTAATTcttcaggcttttttttattcagattgaATGAGTAAAAGTAATATAACAGGTTCTTAAAGTTGGACTAGTCTTTGGCTTTAGGTTTTCTCTGTTACCATGTTTACCAATGATCATGCCCAGCACACTTCAAAGAATAGTCGAGCCTGAGTTAGATCACAAATAGAAAAGTTATGTTACTGTGTTCATAGACCGATATGTCACATATAGCTTTTACGGGTTTTGTTATCTGTGGGTCTCTCAACAGCTGATGAACGCACAGTTGAAACCATTACCAGCTATAAGAGCTCAAGGCTGCCATCTTGTGAGCGACATATGATCTCACCCTGTGTTCAACGACATGTGAGATATTTTGGTGGTTATCAGCTTATTGTCCAATCAGAGAAactctgttctattctattgtaAAGGATAAAGAGATCATAACTATTAGAGTTCATGAATCTACTCAGATTCATAACTTGGTCAGTAGTTTGACAAACTTTGTTCCATTTAAATCAGAGGAATGATGATTTAAAACTTAAAGGCAAAGCCGATCCATGGTCTTAAAAACCACCATGATGTTTCAATCTGCAAATTAACtgcattttaatatattttaattccTACCTGAGCTCAAGAGCAGCTATCTTAATTGACAcaagaatatttttttctttaaatggcaCGACAAATTGTGGTACTTGGCTCCTCTTCTGAGCTGATCTGCCAAAGGACAGAGTTTCTACAGAGTTTCTTCATTTGTGCAGAAAATACCAGCTTGTCAAACACACGAGACAACCCTGTGATCAGCTGAGTCAAACCAGACCAGACAATTcctcccacccccccaccccccctcccccctcccccaaatcCACTGTGGCTGCCTTTATTTTATGATTATCTAAGGAGCATGGGAACACTTAAATTACCTGTCAGAATTATAATACAGGTTCCTCTCATCGATGCAACAATGTGTGCAAAAAGTCAGCAGAAGAGCTGATAACCTGCAAATCCAAACAGAGCTCAGCTTGACTACACACTCAGGTTTTAAAGTCTTGTAGGGCTTGAATCTCCCATTTCTTGgcaaatgtttgaattaaatcaAACTGAATTCCTTCTTTACACCAAGGTCTGTCTAACATCACAGTCTGCTTGGGAAATGATTCAACTGAGGTTCATTATGATGCAAACTGGTCAGACATTATTATGAAATTGTAGAAGCTGGAGGTTGtgtaaatcaaataaagataAGGGTTTGACTTCAAATAACACTCAAAGCTTTCCTAAATGTATCGGGTGACACAATGACGCAACAGCACCAACCCACCCATGCTCGTCTTATAAATTCACCAGTGTCTGCTCTCATGTCTCTGCACTGCACACTGCATACTGCTGCCCACTGTCAACCACCACAGCACAGCAACAGCATCCTCCACATCCAGCTGGAACCATGCAGTCTGCCGAGGCCAGATTtaacaaaaacagcctgttccTGGCTCTGAGAAAATACAGCTCGGCCGTCAGGGACATGGAGCAGACCATTCTCCTGCCAAGCCTGCTGCGAGACGTGCCCTCTGATGAGGTGTGGGATTGTGAAGCAGCAGATGAGTCCTGCAGAGACTTATACGACCACTACCTGATGTTCAAGGCAGTCAGAACCACCGTGGAGAGCGGCTTGATTTCCATGGATGACCACAAGGCCAAGAAAAACATGACGCTGAACAAGACGCTGGAGCCTCTCTTGGACACGGACCCTGAAGCGCTCTTCTGCTTCCACCTGAGAGGACTGTTCTCTGTGATGAGTGACCTCAGCAAGAAGTCTCAGAGCCTTACTGAGAAATACATGGACATTATAGGAGTcacaagataaaaaacaaaatgaatatttGGACATCAAGCTAAATCTCTGGTGTTGTTATTCATGTAACAAAGTCATCTGCAAACGTCTTAAACTTGGTAACCCAATGCTCTTAACTTAACGACGGAAGAATAAACATGCATTGCCAAAACTGATTCTCAAATTGTCTCTTCATTTGAATATAGTAATGTATCCATGGAAACTATtgtttaaaacactgaaaaagttATGTAACACATATATCAACTCAAACAGTATTATAGAGAACCAggttttattattaataataataataataataataaaactaaattagatttatatagtgATTTTCTAAATTCTCAAAGGTGCTTTGACAGGTAACAGCAGAAAAACTAAGCAAAAACTAAGAGGACAATACAACAGAGACTGTAAAGGGagtttagggatttcttgaagtgagtgtgggggagtctccagtgtttttagggagagagttccagacgGTGGGAGtggcaatggagaaggccctgtaCCCCCCCAGGTCCGAAGGTTGGTCCTGCAGGTGGGGTggacaggaggtttgcatcGGCAGACCTGAGAGTGAGGGTGGGAGTGTgctggtggaggagctcagacaggtggggggggggggatcaagGTTATGTACTGTAGGGTTTtgtaggtgaggatgaggagtttgaacTGGATACGCTGGGGGTTgaggagccagtggaggtcatgacagacgggggtgatgtggtcgcgggtgtgggagtgtgtgagaaGTCGAGCAGTGGAGTTCTGGATGTATTGAAGCTTCTTGAGTGTTTTGGACGGTGAACCGTAGAGGAGGCTGTTGCTGTCTAATCTGGAGGTGATGAATGCGTGAGTGAGGGTCTCGGCAGCTGAAAATGAGAGGGATGGGCGGAGGCAGACAAAGTTTCTGAGGTGGAAAAAGAC
Coding sequences within it:
- the thrsp gene encoding mid1-interacting protein 1-B-like; protein product: MQSAEARFNKNSLFLALRKYSSAVRDMEQTILLPSLLRDVPSDEVWDCEAADESCRDLYDHYLMFKAVRTTVESGLISMDDHKAKKNMTLNKTLEPLLDTDPEALFCFHLRGLFSVMSDLSKKSQSLTEKYMDIIGVTR